GAATATAACCTATCTTGCCTGCTGGTAGAAGAGGGGGTGAACTGACATGGcaggtagttctttttttttttttaaacttaattttatggtaaaggtgatatacagaggggttatggttacaaaAGTAAGGACATGAGTGCAATCTCTTTTCAAACACTGTTCCCCTCTCCCTAGTTTTCCCCTGCTTTCCCTTCCCACTGGAAGGTAGTTCTGAAGGCTTTGTAGAAGTGGATCAGGTGAGATGAAAAAGAATAGCGATTCTAGGAAAAAGGAACAATAAGAAGAAAGGTGGAGAAGAAGAAGGATGCCCATGGCATAGAGGACAGCGGGAAAGGGACAGTGAATGGAGACACCAAGGTGACATGGCTCAACACAAGAGTGTACAGTGAGAACAAGATGGAAGGGAGATAAGAAGAGAGGAGATGGGAAGATCATACCTCTGGCCATTCCAAGGACAAGTCACCACGAGTGATTACTTGCAtatgcaccacacacacacacacacacacacacagtgcacacacgcctgcacacacgcacacggtcAGAAATATCTCATCTGAGGAGCTGAGGAGAGGTACCACTGTCTTCTGCTCATGTCAATTTACCTGTGGTCTGCAGTATTTCCTCCCAGGGACCCAAAAACTCCTCCAACCAGCTTTGACAGTCTCCTACTAAGGTCCTGTAGAGGAAGTCGTATAGAGATGGGTCTTCCAAAATCTTTTCTGTCCAGCTGGGTCCGGCATGTACCTTTGCCCATGTTCGGCTGTCGGAGTCAAAGTAGAGTAACATCTGGCCATTGTAGAAAAACTTCCAGGACCCGATGATTTTTGCATTAccgttatggaaacaagacatTCTGACCAGTAGGGTGTGGTGATCTTCCCatgggaaagagacagaaagagatcaGACTCTGGTCTTGAAAAATcaactcctttccctccttcccttccttattctttcttcctGGTACCGAGTCTTGAACCTATGACCTCCCACCCTagcctggcttttttccccctcatggtTTGTGCTTTACTTCTTAAGCTACATCTTTTGCCCAGCATTTTGCCCATTCATTGGAGATAGTTTCTctggggctagcttcaaactgagatgctcagatcttcGCGTTtgaagtagccaagattatacgcatgggccaccagtgtccgccattctctccctcctctcctctatgTTCCACATCACGTGAGGCCTTGACGCTGGACTTCTTAGATGGAACCAGCatccagttgttgttgtttttacatgaGAGTAATAAATTCCCTTTATCTACCACAATACCTGCTCCCTCCGTCTCAGGACCTTTTGGAACTTACCCTTGGTGGTTGCACTCTCCGATTTAATGTAAGCCAGTAGAGGTTTGAGCCTGTCCTGTATGTCTATCACCGTATCATATTGTTTTGCCCATGCTTTCGTTTCAATAACTTTCTTCCCGAATGGACCCTCATGTTTGCAGTGGGCCCAACTACTGTGGCAGGAAACGAATATCTGTTCATTAATTCGACCGATCACAGTGGAATACTGCTGTTCCCAAACAATAGGGATGTCATAGGAAAGACAGTGAGCATCTGTGGGGGGAAGACATGTAATGAGGTTTGAGATGAAGAGCAAGAATCCTGGAGACACCCTCTACCTCATGACTGTAATATCAAGAAAATCCCTCAGGAAGTTTgagctggcaaaataaataaattaattaaaatcccTCCTGGGCCTTCTTCTGCACTAGTGAAATGCTGATTCTCCTCCATTGCTTGGGGAGGAAGAGAGGCCCCTGCTTACCGAGAAGGCACATATTCCTAGACTTGGCCTCTCCCACAGGCAGATACCTGTATTCATAAGCAGGTGGTTCTGCCGTGGAAATGCTAGGTATGCTATGTCAAGCAAAGCTCTGAGAAGGGCATGTGCAGAGTGAGCAGAATATGACACACATCTAGAGAAATATCCAGTCCATTCTACTCCCTGGGAGAGCATAGAGGACTGCTGCTGACGAAGCATACAAACAACAGCTAGTGAGAGAATTGTCAAAAAATCAGTGCAAGTGAATACCTAACACTAGGGCTGGTGGTAGGAGATGGCAGTAAAGTCCCAATAGAAAGAGCCCAGGTAGAGTGCTCAGGGAGGGGACAATGGTCCATATAATTACAAGGGTGGCTGCCACCTGGGGCCTGGTCCCCAGAGGGCTCTGCCTAGGGTCATAGAACCCAAGGTTTCTCAAAACCACACATGTGCCACAAACCCAGATGTGGCTGCGTACGAGTAAAGACAAAACCCACAGATGGATGATCCGGAGGCCAAGGCTGCCATTCCAAGAAAAGCTGACTCCTGTGCCAGGTTTCCGGAAGTGAACCACTTCTCACGTAGACCCAGAGTCCTTCCTCAAGAGATTAAGTTCAAATAAGGAGGAATTCTTCACCCCACCATCATGAAATGGTTCTTTCTGGTTCATTGCACTACACTCATGCACTGGGGGACCTTCAGGCATAAACTTCCTTCCCAGAGGCCTCCAAGTATGACAAGATTGTAACTACTTAAGGCTTTCCAGGCTCCAGCCTCTGCTTCCTGGAAGCAGGCACAGATAGCACATGAATGATTGATGTGTCTGCACGTGCCTCTACGGCCCTGTGACCAGGACAGCCTGTGACTCTGAGACATCTGTGATGGGCAATGATGCCGTGTGGAATTCGTGGCAGCTCCTAAGCGGACAGCCAAAACATGGCCCCTCGTGTCTAGAAGCCTGTGCCACCTGCAGCAGAGACAAGCGCAGCAGTGGAAAGCTCCTGGCATGGCACTGGGCTGGGAGACAGGGGTATGAGTGAACACACAGCCTCCCGGGCTCCCTCATGGGCTGGGCTACTGCCTCTCTTGGTCATTAGGGAATAACAGGGAATAATTAGGGATAACAGGAAATGAGGAAATGTAATAGGGACATAGGAGCTTGTATAGTCACTTGCCATAGGAGGTAAAGGGGAAAAGGCAGGGGTCTTCTTATGCCAAGCACACCTAAACTAGCACCTCACTCTGGAACATAAGATTGAGACTGCCCAGTACCGGGTGCCACCGTCTCACTtcacctgtgactcacacctgtggcTTGTGGTGTGTCCACTTAAGCCCGTATGAGCCAAGGAACCCAATGGACAGCCAAGGAGGGCACAGCGGTCACAGACAATGGGAACGGTTCCCTCCCATCACCTGCAGGCCACCCAAAGCCACAGGCAGCACAGGGGTCCTGCTGCCCTGATAAACACATATTTGGACCTCTTGGCAGAAGATGAGCTTGGGCACTAGCACTGAGACCTTGATATACTCAAATCTGAGTTCAGAAGACTAGGGTCCTAGcctggcacccatggctcattcactcctgtcatcctagctactcaggaggctgagatctgaggatcaaatttccgaacaagcctgggcaggaaagtccatgagacctcatctccaataagtaataataataataataataataataataataataataataaagctggctatggagctgtagctcaagtggtagagcgctctccttgagcaaagagagcttagggacagagttcaagcctcagggccagcaaaataaataaataaatgaataaataaataaatgaatgaatgaataaataaataaataagcccgtgggagggagggtggagttCAAAAGGAAAGACCGCGGGGGATATTGGGGAGTTGTGACTGGGGTGATGAGGAAGGAGATAAGAGGGCACAGCTGTGGGACAAATCACATCTTGTCCGTAATCACATCTGCTGTAGTTCTGGGGCgaggggggggcggagggcggaggacGCGGTGAcaccggggtggggagggcgttGGTTCGGCCGGGGAgtagggtcgggggggggggcgggggaaacgAAGGGCCTGGCCTTCCAAGTTTCTAGGCCGCCACCCGGCCCTTCCCTTGGCCCCGGCACGGGCTCGCACCCTCGCGGCTCCTTTCCGCTTAACTTTGACTCCCGGAAACTTTGGGGGCGCGGCTACTTTTCTCGGTGATTTTCCGGCGACCTGCTGGTGGCggcggggaggcgcggggaggcGCGGGCGAGACCGGCCCCGGAGGCCTCGGACGGGGGAGGGGAGCTCTCGGGAGTATAGTGGGGAGCAGCGgcgcgcagccccccccccccccgggaagtCCCGCTAAACCCGCTCCATGCCCTTCCGGCAGGTGAGCCCCGCAACTCACCGGCCCTTTCCCCGGAGATCAGCAGCAACACTATCAGCGCCGGGATCCACGCGCCCCGTGCGGAGATCCGCGCCCGCGCCATGCCCGCCTTCGCGCCGACTTGCAAACCCGAAGACGTCCGCGCCTGGAAGCGAGCACGGCACGGTGAGGATCCTCCCCGTGCTCCTCCCCGTTCCTCCCGGCGCGCCCTTCCCCTCTGGCAAACCCCTCCAGGCCAGGTCCTCCCCTCGATTTCGGGCACCTCCGTCCGCGCCCCGCGCCGTCGGAGACACACGCCACACGCGTGCCCGAACCCCGCCTCGCTCAGCCCACCCAGTGCCATCGGTTACCTTCCCGCAGGTTTCCCTGCTCCCCGGCCTTCCCTTCGCTTTCCGGGGGGAGCCCTAGGCCGCCAGGTGCCTGGAGGGTGGCGGCCTCTGCGCGCCCGGCTGCTTCCCCAGCGCCTTCTGAAAACCCCGCGCTCTGAGCGCGTGAAATAGGCGCCGCGGAGCGTCCCGGGGACGCAGCTCCTCCCCGGAGGCTTCTTGGCCAATCACGGGGCGCGCTCGTTCCACTCCACCCACGGATCTACCCAATTTAGTCACTGTCAACGAAGAGTCAAGCCTCCGGGTTCCCTCATCTTAAGAGTAGTTAAAGGGAAGGGAGTATTCTGGTTGCTAGTGAGACTTGATTCGAACTTTTCCTCTGGCAACAAACTTTACAGAAGGAAAGAACACCACCCGGGACATTTTATCTGGAAAGAGGCGAACGAACCTAAGATGAAAAGCCAACCGTGCACATTTCTCACGAAATTACTTTTGCTTAATCAGCAGGGGTGTGCTAGATAGTTCATTTGCCCTGTACTTAACTAAACAGGgagcaatttttattttcctttgttcctaATATTTTTATGTACTACAAAATAGTATctcttaggtgttttttttttaaatcaggactttaaaaatattttatgagcaTCCGTTAGCTGTACAGAGGGTTTCTGTGTGGCATGTCTATATATGCATTCAGTGTCACTTGCTATCCCCTCCCCATCAACCAACCCCTCAGCAAGCTTCATTGTTCTACTTTCACGGTGCACATGGGGGGATTTTGACCATATTTACCCTCTCTGTTCTCTCCCCCTTCCATTaacacccacaccccacacagGAAATGTTTcctgttacttttttcttttaagcgtATATTAATTGTCCAAAAGGACTTTAGCTGGTATCAAGCATCTCACGCATGCATATACTGTACCTTAATCAAATCGAGCCCCACATCCCTCTTGCTTTCCTCGGTCCTCACCCTCTACTCTTCTTCCGTGGGTAGGTTCCTGTTCTCAGGTGTATTTGTTGTCACCCTTGCTAGCATTCCACCTCTTCTCTGTGGTCAGTACAGTAGTTCGTAACTTACTCTTCCTGTATAGGAATGtatacatttaataaatataatgGAGCTGgtaactggtagctcatgcctggaatcccagctactcagcaggctgagatatgaggatcacagttcaaagctagcttgggcaggaaaagtccctgagactcttatctctagtgaaccatcaaaaaggtgcaaatggagctatggctcaagtagtagaagtactagccttgagagaaaaaaaacaagtgaaaggAAGAGGCCTTTAGCCCAgaacatgtatgtacatgtgtgcacgcacacacagacacagatgcacatgcacatgcatgcacacaataCAATTGGCAAAATACTGAGGAAGCCGTTAGTTTGTAATCCAGCCACAAAGAGGGAGGctgttccctctctcctcccgccTCAGtaatcatcttttcctacttctgTTTTGACTGAATCCTAAACCAAATCCAGGAAGGAAGTGAAAGAATGGAACCGCTAGGTTTTATGTGAGGGCAATGCTCTCCTCTGAGAAGGCCCAGGAGAGATTTGAAACCTTTATGTCTTTGAAATCATCaactccattttattttgttgtctcTTGTCATGTGAAACGTTCACTGTTTTTCCTGAACAAGATGAACATAGAGCTgggctggtggctcgcacctgtactcctagctcctcagggggctgtgatctgaggatcacaatttgaagccagctcaggcaggaaagtctgtgaaactcttatctccaataaactactcagaaaagtactactcaggaagtagtgttatggctcaagtactagggGGAttcccttaagcacaaagaggctcagagacagggcctaggccttaagttcaagccccaggatcagaaaaaaaaaaaagtctcatggatttttctgccctggcttgcttcaaactgtattcctgagatctcagactcctgagtagctaggattacaggtgtgagccaccagcaccaggctaatggtttgattttttttctttttgttttcctttggtccAAAAGTCTTgtgttcatttactttttttcttttaatgtgggatttgaactctgagcctcaagcttgctaggcaggcactctttttttttttttttttagaatgcattatttttatttgaagacTATAGAATTTTATACAGCCATGATAAAGAGTATTAATCTCTATAACAAAAATGCAACTTTAAATGTACGCAGTACAAGTGAACGTCCTCTGGTTTTTGTTAGAAATTCTGGAAAATTGTGGCTTCTTTTCTGtggagtttaaaattttttttttgtcaaactgatgtacagaaagattacagtttcatactttaggcattggatacatttcttgtactgtttgttacctcctccctcattcccccctccccctttccccttcccctcttctccccatgagttgttcagttcgtttacacgaaacagttttgcaaatattgcttttgtagtcgtttgtctttttatcctgtctctcgattttggtattccctttaagtttcctagttctaataccagtatacacggtttccaatgtactcagataagatacagagatagtgcaggtacaaccacagagaggggatacaagaagatcatcaataatagaagctatggtttcacatagcacgttgaaagtagttacaacagtgatataacaattgtttccataacgtggagttcatttcacttagcatcatcttatatgttcataagggtatagctattgggcttttgtgatcttctgctgtgacttgcctaaacctgtgctaattattccctatgagggagaccacagagtccatgtttcattgagtctggatcacttcacttagtataattttttccaagtccttccatttccttacaaatggggcaatatcattctttctgatagaggcataaaattccattgtgtatatgtaccacattttcctgatccattcgtctactgaggggcatctgggttggttccatattctagctatgacaaattgtgctgtgatgaacattgttgtgctggtggctttagtgtgttcttgtttgtggtcttttgggtagatgcccaaaagtagggctgctgggtcataggagaactctatgtttagccttctgaggaatctctatactgctttccagagtggctgaaccagtttacatttccaccaacaatgaagtagggttcccttttggccacatccccaccaacatttgttattgttagttttcttaatataggacattcttactggggtgagatggaatctcaatgttgttttgatttgcatttcttttatgatcagtgatatagagcactttttcatatgtctcttggccattctcatttcctcatcagagaagtctctttttaagtctttagcccacttgttgagggggctattggttctttgtggttttgttttggaggaatgtaatttttttagttctgcataaattttaaatatgaggcctttggccattgtatggccggtaaagatcttttcccaatctgtcggctttctgtttatgttgcgagctatgtcctttgccctgcagatgctctgcagtttgatgcagtcccatttgtccatcctttctttgatttgtagcctttctgggtcttgtttaaggaagttctgtcctgtgccaaggagcccaagtgtttctcctactccttcctttagtgttttcagggtatctgttttaatttcaaggtctttaatccatttggaagtgattttggtgcagggtgatatataaggatctagttttagtttattgcatgtgttgaaccagttttgccagcaccatttgttaaagacgctatctttcttccagactatttttttttttagctcctttatcaaagattaagtaggcgttgctctgtgggttcatttctgggtctttaattctgttccataggtcttcaggcctgttccggtgccaagaccaagctgtttttattacaatagctttaagttaagaatcttttttttgtttttgttttttgttttgaactcagggcctgagcactgtccctggcttctttttgctcaaggctagcactctgccacttgagccacagcgccacttctggccattttctatatatgtggtgctgaggaatcgaacccagggcttcatgcatacaaggctagcactctaccccctaggccatatccccagcccattactatagctttataatacagcttgaagttgggtgttgtaattcctccagcagtgttctttctgcttaggattgtttttgctattctgtgtcttttattgttccatatgaatttctggattgcttcctctatttcattaaaaaatggtgttgagatattaatgggtattgcattgaatttttagatagcctttggcaatattgccattttgattatataaatcctcccagtccaggagcatgggaggccttttcatttccttagttctgccttaattttgtttttcatgtttttaaagttctcatcatagaggtctttcacttctttggttaaagttattcctaggtattttatgtttttgaggctattgcaaaaggagttgctttcctgatttcagcctcggcgatcgggtcattagcatatagaaaggccattgatttttgagggtttattttatatcctgcaactttgccaaagttttggatcagctctagtagcttgggagtagagtctatggggttttttaggtataggatcacgtcatctgcgaagagagaaagtttaacttcatctttttctatttggatcttcttgcctaattgctctggctaggaattctagtactatgttgaagaaaaggggagagagtggacatccctgtcttgctcctgattttaaagggaatggctttagtttttcactatttacaattatgcttgctgttggtttgtcataaactgccttgattatattcaggagtgttccctggaatcccagtttttccagggcttttagcataaatgggtgctggattttattgaacgccttttctgcatctagaaatataaccatgtggttctttaccttgctccgattgatgtggtggattacattaattgacttgcgtatattgaaccaactttgcatccctgggatgaatccagtttgatcgtggtgtgtgatttttttttggtgacctgttgaagttgattggccagaattttgttgagaatttttgcatctatgttcatcagggaaatctgttCTCTTTCCGTGAAGAGTCCCTGCCTgggtttgggatgagggttatactggcttcatggtagtgaacattctctttcaatttcattgaagagtttgagaaatattggtgtgagttctgttttttttttttttttttttttttttttttttttttttgtgagttctgttttgaaggccttgtagaattctgctgtgaatctgtctggacctggcttttcttggatgggagatcacttattgccgtttctatttcaatgctggatatgggtctgtttagaagggtTAAAtcatcatggttgagtttgggatatcaattttttctaggaaatcatgcatttcttccaagttctcaaatttgttggcataaaggtttgcaaaatagtcccttattgtgttttgaattttggttgtttctgtggtgatgttacctgtttcatctcttatcttgtttttttgagtgtgctgccttcgttttttggtcaggtttgccaggggtctgtctatctgtctatcttgttgatttttttcaaagaaccaactcttcgttttgttgattcttttgattttttttgtctctaattcatttaattctgatttgattttaattatttgcttccgtctattgacttggggtttggctttttgttctctttcgaggagattaaggtgcttccttaagttattgagttgctgtttctccagtttgttggagAAAcagcactcagagatataaattttcctctgaggactgccttgctgtgtcccaaaaagagctggtactttgtgtactcatcttggttgaattccataaacatttgaatttctgttttaaattcttcaatgacccactgatggttcagcagtgtgttgtttagtctccatgaattgtaggattttctgtggtggctgtttgagttgagctctaattttattccattgtggtctgagaaaatgtagggaatggttttgatacttctgaatttgtacagattttctttgtgccctaagatgtgatctattttggagaatgttccatgtgctgctgagaagaatgtgtattctggtgttgctggatggaatattctgtagatgtcagttaagtctagttggtctatgcaattgtttagttctgtggtttctttgttcagtttttggcatgttgatctgtccagaggtgacagtggagtgttaaagtccccaactatcaatgtgtttgggtctatgagtgtttttagagtcagtagtgtttgtttgatgaagttgggtgctcctgtatttggtgtgtagatatttaggatggttgtatcttcctgtaggagagatctctttattagtatgtagtaaccttctttgtttcttcttaccatttttaatttgaagtcaattttgcctgatactaggattgcaactccagcctgcttatgggggccatttgcttggtagatttgagtCCAGCCttccacttttagaagatgtttacttttgctggatagatgtgtctcttggaagcagcagaaagatggatcttgattttttatccaacttatgagcctatgtttgattggagaattaagtccattaatgttgagagttaagattgagagatgatcatttatttctttcattatagctatcttgttaaaagctgtgtcttcccatttcttgatctaatattctggttttctatttagggttcatttctctgtctgtattgtgatcttgattattttctgtgaatagtacatctttgaggattttctgtaaagttggtttggtggagatatattgtttcactttttccttaccgtggaagacatttatttgatcttcggctatgaatgagagtttagctgggtacagtattcttggttggtagttatttttatttagggtttggtatacctcattccaggctctccttgctttcatggtctctgctgagaagtctgggggtaattctgattacttttcctttatatgtgattattttcttctccctaacagctttaaggattctttccttggactctattgatcctgttttgatcacaatgtgtcaatgggatgtcctattctggtcaggtctgtttggggttctaaatgcttcttatatctgtataggcctatccttttggatatttgggaagttttcagctaatattctgttaaataggttgcctattccattaacttctttctctaggttttcctcaatacctattagccttaaattgggcttcctgattgtgtgttGGAGCTCctagagtgatctgttttgtcgactGGAttagttttgtattgattttgtattgatctttctccatagattctagggaatcttcagctcctgagattcaatcctctgcttcatctagttggaactgtaggctagctacttgattttgaatctctttttcttctaacTGGtccttcctgatgatttccatgtccttggtataattatctcttaagtcctgcatggacttctttacttcactaacttcattaagttggttttgagtgctgtctctcaaatcttttagctgggtagctatcttttcatttgactcttgaagttcatttatctttctatttgttgaggccatgaaattgtctttactttatggaaggattgatgtattgattcaaacttttcatttatcatgtttatcagtagactttgtagagcattttgaggattctcttctgtgtctttggttgacagctctgcttcctgcttgttttgagtgggagataagactccattgtttgccatctttcttgtgtttcttctgcccatttggattgggaatgccaatctacaagtacctgtgagcacagtttaagacccaaagccgaccttaccaagcactgttgtgtaaattttagaaGTTCACTATTACATACAgttaccttgtatacctgtatataaaattagatttggtgttcctaaagaatactattttgatataacaaccaatcctgagccctgtatgcagtacttacttatttaccgtgtttacttatttactatgagcaatttttgttcttatattaagttctttttggactggctggctttccctatgaaccactttgattcactctgattgagcagggatagcctctatccaataaccaggggtaaatggaatctggaggtcctggaagtaaatcaggagggca
The nucleotide sequence above comes from Perognathus longimembris pacificus isolate PPM17 chromosome 9, ASM2315922v1, whole genome shotgun sequence. Encoded proteins:
- the LOC125357600 gene encoding UL16-binding protein 1-like, translating into MARARISARGAWIPALIVLLLISGERADAHCLSYDIPIVWEQQYSTVIGRINEQIFVSCHSSWAHCKHEGPFGKKVIETKAWAKQYDTVIDIQDRLKPLLAYIKSESATTKDHHTLLVRMSCFHNGNAKIIGSWKFFYNGQMLLYFDSDSRTWAKVHAGPSWTEKILEDPSLYDFLYRTLVGDCQSWLEEFLGPWEEILQTTAPPIASKSSRITLSPYAILIVLVVPILFVNQAGCKYEILNQLSGLSSEQS